A region of Silurus meridionalis isolate SWU-2019-XX chromosome 15, ASM1480568v1, whole genome shotgun sequence DNA encodes the following proteins:
- the heatr6 gene encoding LOW QUALITY PROTEIN: HEAT repeat-containing protein 6 (The sequence of the model RefSeq protein was modified relative to this genomic sequence to represent the inferred CDS: inserted 1 base in 1 codon), producing the protein MAAGVTFDPSSFERNVVGFQASSSTSPALRSSVSSPEVQFNRCFGKLKALRASDSPDFRTELNMLLDQLISENYSNNSFINENIRPQDVCALLVHVSRLVPHSQERLLVKLCQLIHQLLNQLQVIVDEEALDTLVSYCIRALHVCSSWTHTEVLLALSTVLYANGAKCQRHLPDLLGQNGILVKYGDPSQSDVELRRSAVHCMASLCIGVPGNPFLEEPYRGVCYKIFLQILQSRKPSSVEDLVYCTLLQSALKGIQYFLSGGKWKESPDQDLGSLLAALKKFMFHGLPGINVEMPLVLYPALLPQYDTVSKSEPAQDVAPQKKTPASQQNKKRKSRGKGKKAREEKKTDEGEEEGEDEEPGLRTVRDGVGGGPGRGDFQVCSPTSIEQHRPPFQQGAIPQLLPCWKKGSSDSEFSDPEGGMASKLRLYLARVRQSALHCFLAAVKCVEKKVLYGYWSYFIPDAPGIGSPPSLTLVTIALKDPSPKVRAASLQVLSALLEGSRQFLSAAEDTSELRQAFTTFSATLAASLRELHRCLLLALLSESSPQTLTQVIKCLAHLVSNVPYRRLRPGLLSPPWKQIRPYIRHRDVNVRVSSLTLLGAMISCQAPLPEVQLLLKLPSPGGRERDANTSPDTRETEKAPCWLLQVCVALVSQPREDSCSDSDTKTSSXGSLEPLPVRLEALQVLAHLVKGYFCLAQASLLELGQLSARCLHEQDPSVQLHGTKLLEELGTGIIQQYRADPADPTTTTSESISPVPVSQVVHFWSEVLSGPLIGALQNEQHPTLQTSACDALSSILPQAFSQLPDKTQVLCITVLLGLTYSENSLVKAAAVRALGVYILFPCLREDVMFVADTANAILTVLDDRSPNVRAKAAWSLGNLTDTLIINMESVGLDFQEELSDMLLLKMLRSATQASGDKDRVKSNAVRSLGNLLHFLQLSHLHKPAFAQPLDQAMMALIEAAKGDATMKVRWNACYALGNAFQNPVLPLGSASWSTEAYSALSSIVTSCKNFKVRIKSAAALSVPSTRDRYGDERQFAEVWRALTEALEHSEETQDFLEYRYCASLRSELCNAVLHLLSLCRVGDLPTLGASLSGRARPAMHRFMVHYLTDVPSASDAGFQTDTTDRLKLLDQILIRLKELEGDAGAGSRSDLDLVIEFLEDVGKTQKMLKVSDGMDATQTCNSTT; encoded by the exons ATGGCAGCCGGAGTAACTTTTGATCCGAGCTCGTTTGAGCGAAATGTAGTTGGATTTCAGGCCTCATCTTCAACCTCCCCCGCATTACGGAGCTCCGTGAGCTCACCCGAGGTCCAGTTCAACCGCTGTTTCGGCAAACTGAAGGCGCTGCGAGCTTCCGACAGTCCAGACTTCAGAACCGAGCTGAACATGCTGCTGGATCAGCTGATCTCCGAGAACTACAGCAACAACAGCTTCATCAACGAGAACATCCGACCACAA GATGTGTGTGCGCTGCTTGTGCACGTGAGCCGGTTGGTGCCTCACAGTCAGGAACGCCTGCTGGTCAAGTTGTGCCAGTTAATTCACCAGCTTCTGAACCAGCTACAG GTGATTGTGGACGAGGAGGCGTTGGACACACTTGTGTCCTACTGTATACGCGCGCTTCACGTGTGCAGTTCATGGACACACACGGAGGTCTTGCTCGCTCTCTCCACAGTGCTGTACGCCAACGGAGCCAAGTGTCAGCGG CACCTTCCAGATCTACTTGGGCAGAATGGGATCCTTGTGAAGTATGGTGACCCCAGTCAGAGTGATGTAGAGCTCCGGCGCTCTGCCGTGCACTGCATGGCCAGCCTCTGCATCGG TGTTCCCGGTAATCCATTTTTGGAAGAACCGTACAGAGGAGTGTGTTACAAAATTTTCCTGCAGATTCTTCAGTCACGGAAGCCGTCCAGCGTTGAAGATCTCGTCTACTGTACG TTGTTGCAAAGTGCTCTAAAGGGCATTCAGTATTTCCTGAGTGGGGGAAAATGGAAGGAGAGTCCAGATCAGGACCTGGGCTCCTTGTTGGCAGCGCTGAAG AAATTCATGTTTCATGGACTGCCAGGGATAAACGTGGAGATGCCTCTGGTTCTGTACCCGGCGCTTCTTCCTCAGTATGACACAGTGAGCAAAAGCGAACCTGCACAGGACGTAGCACCTCAGAAGAAAACACCAGCG AGCCAACAGAATAAAAAGCGAAAGTCTCGTGGGAAAGGGAAGAAAgccagagaagagaagaagacagatgaaggagaagaggagggTGAGGATGAGGAACCGGGTTTGAGAACTGTCAGGGACGGAGTGGGTGGAGGACCTGGACGAGGGGATTTCCAGGTCTGTTCTCCAACATCTATCGAACAACATCGACCACCTTTCCAGCAGGGGGCAATCCCTCAACTCTTACCATGCTGGAAGAAAGGGAGCTCTGACTCGGAGTTCTCCGATCCTGAAGGTGGAATGGCATCCAAGCTCAG GCTGTACCTGGCTCGAGTGCGACAGAGCGCTCTGCACTGTTTCCTGGCTGCGGTGAAGTGCGTGGAAAAGAAGGTCCTGTACGGCTACTGGTCCTACTTCATCCCCGATGCCCCAGGCATTGGAAGCCCTCCTTCACTCACCCTGGTCACCATTGCTCTTAAAGACCCGTCCCCTAAG GTGAGAGCGGCGTCGCTGCAGGTGCTCTCGGCGCTCCTCGAAGGTTCTCGCCAGTTCCTCTCGGCAGCTGAAGACACCAGCGAACTCCGGCAAGCCTTCACTACGTTCTCGGCCACGCTGGCAGCCAGCTTGAGGGAGCTGCACCGCTGCCTTCTGCTCGCACTGCTGTCCGAGTCTTCCCCTCAGACCCTCACGCAGGTCATAAAG TGCCTCGCCCACTTGGTGTCCAATGTGCCCTACAGACGCTTAAGGCCTGGTTTGCTCAGCCCTCCGTGGAAACAGATTCGGCCCTACATCAGACACAGAG ATGTGAATGTCCGGGTGTCCAGCCTGACCCTGCTGGGTGCAATGATCTCCTGTCAGGCCCCACTGCCTGAAGTGCAGCTCCTCCTGAAACTACCTTCCCcaggaggcagagagagagacgcgAACACGTCTCCTGACACCAGGGAGACGGAGAAGGCTCCGTGCTGGCTGCTGCAGGTCTGTGTGGCTCTGGTTTCTCAGCCCAGAGAGGATTCCTGCTCCGACAGTGACACGAAAACATCGT TCGGCTCATTAGAGCCTCTACCCGTCCGACTCGAGGCGCTTCAG GTCCTGGCACATCTGGTGAAGGGGTACTTCTGTCTGGCTCAGGCGTCTCTGCTGGAGCTGGGTCAGCTCAGTGCTCGCTGTCTTCACGAACAAGATCCATCCGTGCAGTTACATGGAACGAAG CTGTTGGAGGAACTGGGCACCGGAATCATCCAGCAGTACAGAGCCGATCCTGCcgatcccaccaccaccacctcggAGAGCATCAGTCCTGTGCCTGTGAGCCAG GTGGTACACTTCTGGTCTGAGGTACTGAGCGGTCCTTTGATCGGAGCCTTACAGAACGAGCAACACCCGACGTTACAGACTAGCGCATGCGACGCGCTGTCCTCCATCCTACCGCAGGCCTTCAGCCAGCTCCCG GACAAGACTCAGGTTCTGTGCATCACTGTGTTGCTCGGGTTGACGTATAGCGAAAACTCGTTGGTGAAAGCGGCGGCGGTGAGAGCTCTCGGCGTCTACATTCTCTTCCCGTGTCTCAGAGAG GACGTGATGTTTGTGGCAGACACAGCTAACGCCATCCTCACCGTTCTGGACGATCGCTCACCCAACGTCCGTGCCAAGGCTGCCTGGTCGCTAGGCAACCTCACCGACACACTCATTATCAACAT ggAGTCTGTTGGCCTGGATTTTCAGGAGGAGCTTTCTGACATGCTGCTTCTGAAGATGCTCAGATCTGCTACTCAGGCATCTGGTGACAAGGACAGG GTAAAGAGCAACGCGGTGCGATCTCTTGGGAACCTGTTGCACTTCCTGCAGCTAAGTCACCTGCATAAGCCAGCATTTGCGCAGCCTCTCGATCAGGCCATGATGGCTCTTATAGAAGCAGCCAAAGGAGATGCTACCATGAAGGTGCGCTGGAACGCTTGCTACGCTCTGGGCAACGCTTTCCAGAACCCTGTCTTGCCTCTGG GCTCTGCCAGCTGGTCCACAGAGGCCTACTCAGCTCTTTCCTCCATCGTCACGTCCTGCAAGAACTTCAAAGTGCGCATAAAATCCGCCGCCGCTCTCTCTGTCCCCTCCACCCGGGATCGCTACGGAGACGAGCGTCAGTTCGCTGAAGTCTGGCGAGCCCTAACCGAAGCTCTCGAACACAGTGAAGAGACCCAGGATTTTCTCGAATACCGCTACTGCGCCAGCCTGCGTTCTGAGCTCTGCAACGCCGTCCTTCACCTCCTGTCCCTGTGTCGAGTCGGAGACCTGCCTACGCTCGGAGCGTCGCTGAGCGGCCGGGCCAGACCTGCCATGCACAGATTCATGGTTCATTACCTCACAGACGTTCCTTCAGCTTCAGATGCAGGATTTCAGACAGACACTACAGACAGACTGAAGCTTCTGGATCAGATCCTGATCAGACTGAAGGAGCTGGAAGGGGATGCTGGGGCTGGAAGCAGGTCTGATCTTGACCTGGTGATTGAATTCCTAGAGGATGTTGGGAAAACTCAGAAAATGTTAAAGGTGTCTGATGGGATGGATGCAACACAGACGTGCAATAGCACGACTTAG
- the hnf1bb gene encoding hepatocyte nuclear factor 1-beta-B produces MFADMVSQLTSLQQELLSALLDSGLTKDELVQALHELEPRPSGFAIKTEKPLSPASANGASDTDSKPVYMTLQARGSKASGDEGSESGEDFDTPPILRELQALNTEEANEQRAIVERMLAEDPWRSARTIKSYMQQHNIPQREVVDVTGLNQSHLSQHLNKGTPMKTTKRASLYAWYVQKQREIDRQFDRVQGSSDSSSQDQVLFFFPEFHHSGQNTSSASGTVADEGASCSKRLRRNRFKWGPASQEILYKAYDRQKNPSKEEREALVEECNRAECVQRGVSPSKAHGLGSNLVTEVRVYNWFANRRKEEAFRQKLAMDTYPVHSLNPLLPPTHSQHHHSSPDTKFRYSHQGSSDVTSSTGIVHHGNSQSMLQQVSPPGLDPCHSLLSPEAKMISASGGVLPPVSTLTNIHSLSHSSHHHQQAQSLIMTLAAQSLSAPQSQNVPIINSVSGLTALQPMQFSHSPSLTPLTTAHSSQQAYTHMYSSKQEPPQYSHPPRFSSMDTSALSHLGSSKQCPLQAW; encoded by the exons ATGTTTGCTGACATGGTGTCGCAGTTGACGTCTCTTCAGCAGGAGTTACTGAGCGCCTTGTTGGACTCGGGACTGACCAAGGATGAGCTCGTGCAGGCGCTACACGAGCTAGAGCCGCGTCCATCAGGCTTCGCGATCAAAACCGAGAAACCCTTATCCCCGGCCAGTGCGAACGGGGCCAGCGATACGGATTCCAAACCGGTCTACATGACCCTGCAAGCCAGAGGGAGTAAAGCGTCCGGGGATGAAGGCTCAGAGTCCGGGGAGGACTTCGACACACCGCCCATCCTCAGAGAACTGCAGGCGCTGAACACCGAGGAGGCGAACGAGCAGCGCGCCATCGTGGAGCGCATGCTGGC TGAGGATCCGTGGCGTTCAGCTCGCACTATTAAAAGCTACATGCAGCAGCACAACATTCCTCAGCGTGAGGTGGTGGACGTGACAGGACTAAATCAGTCTCACCTCTCGCAGCACCTGAACAAAGGAACACCCATGAAAACGACTAAACGAGCCTCACTGTATGCCTGGTACGTCCAGAAACAGCGAGAGATAGACCGGC AATTTGACCGTGTTCAGGGATCCAGTGACTCAAGCAGTCAGGATCaggtcctgttttttttcccagaattcCACCACAGTGGGCAGAACACCAGCTCTGCGTCTGGGACGGTCGCCGACGAAGGTGCGTCGTGCTCAAAAAGACTGAGGCGGAACCGCTTCAAATGGGGCCCGGCGTCTCAGGAGATCTTGTACAAGGCCTACGATAGACAAAAGAACCCGAgtaaagaggagagagaagcGCTGGTGGAGGAATGCAACAG GGCTGAGTGTGTACAGAGAGGTGTGTCCCCCTCTAAAGCTCACGGTCTCGGCTCCAACCTGGTCACAGAAGTCCGTGTCTATAACTGGTTCGCTAACCGACGCAAAGAAGAGGCTTTTCGACAGAAGCTGGCTATGGACACGTATCCCGTTCACAGCTTGAACCCTTTACTGCCCCCGACACACAGTCAGCACCACCACAGCAGCCCAGATACCA AATTTAGATACAGCCATCAGGGATCCAGTGATGTCACTTCCTCAACGGGGATCGTTCACCATGGAAACAGCCAGTCCATGTTACAGCAAGTGTCTCCGCCTGGCCTGGACCCCTGCCACAGCCTGTTGTCCCCTGAAGCCAAGATG atttcagcctcaGGTGGAGTCCTGCCTCCTGTGAGCACTCTGACTAACATCCACAGTTTGTCGCATTCGTCTCATCATCACCAGCAGGCTCAGAGTCTCATCATGACCCTCGCTGCTCAGA GCCTGAGCGCTCCTCAATCTCAGAACGTACCCATCATTAACAGCGTGTCTGGCCTGACAGCGTTGCAGCCCATGCAGTTCTCACACAGCCCCAGCCTCACTCCATTAACTACTGCACACTCCTCTCAGCAGGCCTACACACACA TGTACTCTTCCAAGCAGGAGCCTCCTCAGTACTCTCATCCTCCTCGATTCTCCTCCATGGACACAAGTGCTCTCTCTCATCTGGGTTCCAGCAAGCAG TGCCCTTTGCAGGCTTGGTGA
- the tlr22 gene encoding toll-like receptor 22 translates to MTSNLKKLCSKASMSLALLCMCISVFEVSTFSLTNCTVSGALNSMQNLKVFCYKMGFRTVPSPIPRKVRYLDISFNLISNIKVEDFEDLWNLRYLNLSNSNVSWIQEGTAEHFPNLINFNLANNKLKRVSEGLLNGLVNLQVLRLDGNRIESIDTYAFDSLQKIKVLNLSKNNLQQIANVKPVLLSAGLEELFIGKNNLDVFTSSDLSRTALSLKKIVFSQNPLTKFEISENIFPNLTFLDISHCGQNRRMLWNITDKAFLNSVTALNLTAVQIPEESITTVLHNTSWDSLNKLRISELKWIKAETLTQYACLPGLKVLRLQRNKISNVTAQMLAPCSNLTELDFGDNEISQISALKELTQLRVLHLQINKLTKVENAFRDLPMLEFLDLSRNRISTLTCSDFANLTQLISLYLYSNTISKLPPCIFKDLNNLENLRLGSNKILTLGMAFKNKLPSLKVLQLTYNKLSKIYKKSFSGLSNLRTLDLGDNQIFEIEAYAFSELQNLTELKLSSNRITDKTIRDPAVFSGMPNLKSLELYSNVISFVEDVLQMPPFGNLGSLEILTIHSQRRGIEKMPSNLLQGLTSLKMFYGGSMNLNYLHPDTFTSTPKLWFLELSKNAFADDGSITAEVFHPIPKLSKLIISRSQIHSLNFLINANLTRLSVLRASENTLDVINQTLIQSLPRLKFFDLKKNTFTCDCNNWFFINWALQSNYTQVIYLNTYTCSYPLSLRSKSILDLNTESCNVNLDFIMFLCSLIVVMLTLLVSFVYQFLHWHVLYAYYLFIAFLYDSKKKQQHGFTYDAFISYNAQDEPWVVKELLPNLEDEQGWRLCLHHRDFEPGRSIIDNIMDGIYSSRKTICLITYNYLKSTWCSKEIQMANFRLFDEQKDVLILIFLEDIPTHQLSPYYRIRKLVKKKTYLKWPKRGEDTRVFWQKLRMALETKEGPEEEKALLSGQEG, encoded by the coding sequence ATGACTTCAAATCTGAAAAAACTCTGCTCAAAGGCATCCATGTCACTGGCTCTTCTCTGCATGTGCATCTCGGTTTTCGAAGTGAGTACATTTTCATTAACAAACTGTACCGTTTCTGGTGCTCTGAATTCCATGCAGAACCTGAAAGTTTTTTGCTACAAGATGGGCTTCCGTACAGTTCCGTCACCCATACCCAGGAAGGTCAGATATCTAGACATCTCCTTCAACTTAATTTCAAACATCAAAGTTGAAGATTTCGAGGACCTGTGGAACTTAAGATATCTCAACCTATCTAACAGCAACGTCTCATGGATACAAGAAGGTACGGCTGAGCATTTTCCCAACTTGATCAACTTCAATCTGGCCAACAATAAGTTGAAAAGAGTGTCGGAGGGGCTACTGAATGGTCTGGTCAACCTGCAAGTGTTGCGTCTTGATGGAAATCGAATTGAAAGCATCGACACGTATGCTTTTGACAGTCTACAGAAAATTAAGGTGCTGAACCTTTCGAAAAATAACCTCCAACAGATTGCAAACGTTAAACCGGTGCTTTTGTCAGCCGGGTTGGAGGAACTGTTCATCGGAAAAAACAACTTGGACGTTTTTACCTCGTCCGACCTGTCAAGGACAGCCTTGTCACtgaaaaaaatagttttctcACAGAATCCCTTGACCAAGTTCGAAATAAGTGAAAACATATTCCCAAATCTAACATTTCTTGATATATCGCATTGTGGCCAAAACAGGAGAATGCTATGGAATATTACAGATAAGGCTTTTTTGAATTCAGTAACAGCACTGAATTTGACCGCAGTGCAGATTCCTGAGGAGAGCATCACCACTGTGCTTCACAACACCTCCTGGGATTCCTTGAATAAACTCAGAATAAGTGAATTGAAATGGATAAAGGCAGAGACTCTTACACAGTACGCATGCTTGCCTGGGCTCAAGGTGCTTCGTCTGCAGCGCAACAAAATCTCCAATGTGACAGCTCAAATGCTCGCTCCATGCTCGAACTTGACAGAGCTGGACTTTGGAGATAACGAAATATCTCAGATTTCTGCACTCAAAGAATTAACACAGCTGAGAGTTCTCCacctacaaataaataaactgaccAAAGTGGAAAATGCGTTCCGGGATCTTCCGATGCTTGAATTTTTAGACCTCAGTAGAAACAGGATTAGCACGCTAACCTGTTCAGATTTTGCCAATTTGACGCAATTGATTTCGCTGTATTTGTACAGCAACACAATTTCCAAACTTCCTCCATGCATATTCAAAGATTTGAATAATCTGGAAAATTTAAGGCTGGGGTCgaataaaatattgacactAGGCAtggcttttaaaaacaaacttcCTTCTTTGAAGGTTTTGCAATTGACTTATAATAAGTTAAGCAAAATTTACAAAAAGAGCTTCAGTGGTTTGTCTAATCTAAGGACCCTCGACCTTGGAGACAACCAGATCTTTGAGATTGAAGCATATGCATTTTCAGAACTGCAGAATCTAACTGAGTTAAAGCTTTCCTCAAATAGGATCACTGACAAAACTATAAGAGACCCAGCAGTGTTCTCGGGAATGCCTAATCTTAAATCACTAGAACTATACAGCAACGTCATTTCCTTTGTTGAAGATGTGCTACAAATGCCCCCTTTTGGAAATTTAGGTTCACTGGAGATTTTGACAATTCATAGTCAAAGACGAGGGATTGAAAAAATGCCCTCAAACCTGCTTCAAGGTTTAACCTCACTGAAAATGTTTTACGGTGGAAGCATGAATCTGAATTATCTCCATCCTGATACGTTCACATCCACTCCGAAACTCTGGTTTCTGGAACTCTCGAAGAACGCGTTCGCAGACGACGGATCCATAACCGCAGAGGTTTTCCATCCGATCCCAAAGCTATCCAAGCTTATCATCTCCAGATCTCAGATTCATTCTCTGAATTTCTTAATCAATGCAAACCTCACCAGGCTGTCGGTCTTGAGAGCATCTGAGAATACCCTAGATGTCATCAACCAGACGTTGATTCAGTCTCTCCCTCGGCTGAAATTCTTTGACTTGAAGAAAAACACTTTCACTTGTGACTGCAACAATTGGTTTTTTATTAACTGGGCTCTGCAAAGTAACTACACTCAGGTTATTTACCTGAACACATATACCTGCAGCTACCCACTGTCACTGAGAAGCAAAAGTATTTTAGACCTTAATACAGAATCATGTAACGTGAACCTAGACTTCATCATGTTTCTGTGCAGCTTAATCGTTGTGATGCTTACCCTTCTGGTCTCATTCGTTTATCAGTTCTTGCACTGGCATGTTTTATATGCGTACTACCTATTCATCGCCTTCCTGTACGACAGCAAAAAGAAACAGCAACACGGATTCACATACGATGCCTTCATTTCCTACAATGCCCAAGATGAACCTTGGGTTGTAAAAGAGCTGCTCCCTAATTTGGAAGATGAGCAGGGTTGGAGACTTTGTCTTCATCATAGGGACTTTGAGCCAGGAAGATCCATCATAGACAACATAATGGACGGAATATACAGCAGCCGTAAGACCATTTGCTTGATCACGTATAATTATTTAAAGAGCACTTGGTGTTCCAAAGAAATCCAGATGGCTAACTTCAGACTATTCGATGAGCAGAAAGATGTCTTAATCCTCATTTTCCTGGAGGACATTCCTACCCACCAGCTGTCTCCGTATTATCGGATACGTAAGCTGGTAAAGAAGAAGACTTATCTTAAATGGCCTAAACGTGGAGAAGACACGAGGGTCTTCTGGCAGAAACTCAGAATGGCTTTAGAAACGAAAGAAGGTCCAGAAGAGGAGAAAGCTCTTCTCAGTGGACAAGAGGGataa